The proteins below come from a single Sander vitreus isolate 19-12246 chromosome 15, sanVit1, whole genome shotgun sequence genomic window:
- the ppp1r1b gene encoding protein phosphatase 1 regulatory subunit 1B isoform X1, with protein sequence MEPHVSTEDEGEPKERKIHFAVPASVPTNLDPRQVEMIRRRRPTPATLFRVADQSSPEDDQSTHQVKWVVGENGVLKPKRVIPNVYQPPSLRAVQKMAEAHMQSLGIYPSLEDPCEREEEEDHWQGTEGEDTSPTKAADHQETPTTEQSGKFSSVRETARQIQAAQEEEEEDEEEEEEEEEDVEEEEGDKIKGTTEKKSRGNY encoded by the exons ATGGAGCCCCATGTGTCGACCGAGGACGAGGGGGAGCCAAAGGAGAGGAAGATCCATTTTGCTGTGCCGGCCTCTGTGCCCACCAACCTGGACCCTCGGCAAGTGGAGATG ATCCGGCGCAGGAGGCCAACACCTGCTACACTGTTTAGAGTAGCCGACCAATCATCTCCTGAGGATGATCAGTCCACCCATCAGGTAAAG TGGGTTGTAGGAGAAAACGGAGTGCTCAAACCAAAACGTGTCATTCCAAACGTGTATCAGCCTCCATCACTCAGAG CTGTGCAGAAGATGGCCGAAGCCCATATGCAGAGCCTAGGTATCTACCCCTCTTTAGAAGACCCTTGTgaaagggaggaggaagaggaccaCTGGCAGGGAACAGAGGGAGAGGACACTTCTCCCACCAAAGCTGCTG ATCACCAAGAGACGCCAACTACCGAACAGTCAGGCAAGTTTTCCAGCGTGAGAGAGACGGCCAGGCAGATCCAGGCAgcgcaggaggaagaggaggaggacgaggaggaggaggaggaggaggaggaagatgtggaggaggaagagggggacaAAATCAAGGGTACAACAGAGAAGAAAAGTCGGGGGAATTactga
- the LOC144530293 gene encoding neurogenic differentiation factor 2-like has protein sequence MLTRLFSDPSLLPGVQKYTGWAEDSDDEDSKLKEEDQDTQDDTEGSELRGSSRTHSEHAGEDDEDDEVEEEEEDDDGEDTGGDRPKKRGPKKRKMTPARVERSKMRRVKANARERTRMHDLNSALDNLRKVVPCYSKTQKLSKIETLRLAKNYIWALSEILRSGKRPDLVAYVQTLCKGLSQPTTNLVAGCLQLNSRNFLTEQQCQDGGRYGSGSFSMHSYPYQCARLSSPHCQPGSGSNSHPLRTHGYSAYDSLYGGSGSPEYNSPEYEGPLSPPLCINGNFSLKHQGSASPDNEKGYHYSAMHYSGLPGSRNTGPHNLVFGSSGARSGIHSENVLPYHDMHLHHERAPVYDELNAFFHN, from the coding sequence ATGTTGACGAGGCTTTTCAGTGACCCCTCGCTGCTTCCCGGTGTGCAGAAATACACGGGCTGGGCGGAGGACAGCGATGACGAAGATTCCAAGCTCAAAGAAGAGGATCAGGACACCCAGGACGACACGGAGGGATCTGAGCTGAGAGGAAGCAGCCGTACGCACTCCGAGCACGCCGGGGAAGACGACGAGGACgatgaggtggaggaggaggaggaggacgacgaCGGAGAGGATACAGGGGGGGACAGGCCCAAGAAAAGGGGTCCCAAGAAGCGCAAAATGACCCCGGCCCGTGTCGAGCGCTCCAAGATGCGGCGGGTAAAAGCCAATGCACGGGAGCGTACCCGCATGCACGACCTGAACTCTGCGCTCGACAATCTGCGTAAAGTGGTGCCCTGCTACTCCAAAACGCAAAAACTTTCCAAAATCGAGACACTGCGGTTGGCCAAAAACTATATCTGGGCCTTGTCGGAGATATTGCGCTCTGGAAAAAGGCCTGACCTTGTGGCTTACGTCCAGACGCTGTGCAAGGGACTCTCCCAGCCCACGACCAACCTGGTGGCGGGGTGCCTGCAGCTAAACTCCCGTAACTTCCTAACCGAACAGCAGTGTCAGGACGGGGGGAGGTACGGGTCCGGCTCCTTCTCCATGCATTCCTACCCCTACCAGTGTGCGCGTCTCTCCAGCCCCCACTGCCAGCCGGGTTCGGGCTCAAACTCGCATCCGCTGAGGACGCACGGCTACTCGGCTTACGATTCTCTATACGGTGGGAGCGGATCTCCAGAGTATAACAGCCCCGAGTATGAGGGGCCCCTCAGCCCGCCACTGTGCATCAATGGCAACTTTTCCCTGAAGCACCAAGGCTCTGCGTCCCCCGACAACGAGAAGGGGTACCACTACTCTGCTATGCATTACTCTGGCCTGCCTGGCTCCAGAAACACCGGGCCCCACAACCTGGTGTTTGGCTCCTCGGGGGCCCGGAGCGGCATTCACTCTGAAAACGTCCTGCCTTACCACGACATGCACTTACACCACGAGAGGGCCCCGGTATACGATGAACTGAACGCGTTTTTTCACAATTAA
- the ppp1r1b gene encoding protein phosphatase 1 regulatory subunit 1B isoform X4, producing the protein MEPHVSTEDEGEPKERKIHFAVPASVPTNLDPRQVEMIRRRRPTPATLFRVADQSSPEDDQSTHQWVVGENGVLKPKRVIPNVYQPPSLRDHQETPTTEQSGKFSSVRETARQIQAAQEEEEEDEEEEEEEEEDVEEEEGDKIKGTTEKKSRGNY; encoded by the exons ATGGAGCCCCATGTGTCGACCGAGGACGAGGGGGAGCCAAAGGAGAGGAAGATCCATTTTGCTGTGCCGGCCTCTGTGCCCACCAACCTGGACCCTCGGCAAGTGGAGATG ATCCGGCGCAGGAGGCCAACACCTGCTACACTGTTTAGAGTAGCCGACCAATCATCTCCTGAGGATGATCAGTCCACCCATCAG TGGGTTGTAGGAGAAAACGGAGTGCTCAAACCAAAACGTGTCATTCCAAACGTGTATCAGCCTCCATCACTCAGAG ATCACCAAGAGACGCCAACTACCGAACAGTCAGGCAAGTTTTCCAGCGTGAGAGAGACGGCCAGGCAGATCCAGGCAgcgcaggaggaagaggaggaggacgaggaggaggaggaggaggaggaggaagatgtggaggaggaagagggggacaAAATCAAGGGTACAACAGAGAAGAAAAGTCGGGGGAATTactga
- the ppp1r1b gene encoding protein phosphatase 1 regulatory subunit 1B isoform X3 yields the protein MEPHVSTEDEGEPKERKIHFAVPASVPTNLDPRQVEMIRRRRPTPATLFRVADQSSPEDDQSTHQVKWVVGENGVLKPKRVIPNVYQPPSLRDHQETPTTEQSGKFSSVRETARQIQAAQEEEEEDEEEEEEEEEDVEEEEGDKIKGTTEKKSRGNY from the exons ATGGAGCCCCATGTGTCGACCGAGGACGAGGGGGAGCCAAAGGAGAGGAAGATCCATTTTGCTGTGCCGGCCTCTGTGCCCACCAACCTGGACCCTCGGCAAGTGGAGATG ATCCGGCGCAGGAGGCCAACACCTGCTACACTGTTTAGAGTAGCCGACCAATCATCTCCTGAGGATGATCAGTCCACCCATCAGGTAAAG TGGGTTGTAGGAGAAAACGGAGTGCTCAAACCAAAACGTGTCATTCCAAACGTGTATCAGCCTCCATCACTCAGAG ATCACCAAGAGACGCCAACTACCGAACAGTCAGGCAAGTTTTCCAGCGTGAGAGAGACGGCCAGGCAGATCCAGGCAgcgcaggaggaagaggaggaggacgaggaggaggaggaggaggaggaggaagatgtggaggaggaagagggggacaAAATCAAGGGTACAACAGAGAAGAAAAGTCGGGGGAATTactga
- the ppp1r1b gene encoding protein phosphatase 1 regulatory subunit 1B isoform X2, whose translation MEPHVSTEDEGEPKERKIHFAVPASVPTNLDPRQVEMIRRRRPTPATLFRVADQSSPEDDQSTHQWVVGENGVLKPKRVIPNVYQPPSLRAVQKMAEAHMQSLGIYPSLEDPCEREEEEDHWQGTEGEDTSPTKAADHQETPTTEQSGKFSSVRETARQIQAAQEEEEEDEEEEEEEEEDVEEEEGDKIKGTTEKKSRGNY comes from the exons ATGGAGCCCCATGTGTCGACCGAGGACGAGGGGGAGCCAAAGGAGAGGAAGATCCATTTTGCTGTGCCGGCCTCTGTGCCCACCAACCTGGACCCTCGGCAAGTGGAGATG ATCCGGCGCAGGAGGCCAACACCTGCTACACTGTTTAGAGTAGCCGACCAATCATCTCCTGAGGATGATCAGTCCACCCATCAG TGGGTTGTAGGAGAAAACGGAGTGCTCAAACCAAAACGTGTCATTCCAAACGTGTATCAGCCTCCATCACTCAGAG CTGTGCAGAAGATGGCCGAAGCCCATATGCAGAGCCTAGGTATCTACCCCTCTTTAGAAGACCCTTGTgaaagggaggaggaagaggaccaCTGGCAGGGAACAGAGGGAGAGGACACTTCTCCCACCAAAGCTGCTG ATCACCAAGAGACGCCAACTACCGAACAGTCAGGCAAGTTTTCCAGCGTGAGAGAGACGGCCAGGCAGATCCAGGCAgcgcaggaggaagaggaggaggacgaggaggaggaggaggaggaggaggaagatgtggaggaggaagagggggacaAAATCAAGGGTACAACAGAGAAGAAAAGTCGGGGGAATTactga